The genomic segment GACACCGCCGCTTCAGTCGACGCATCGCCCAGAACCTCGGCCCAGGAAATGCCCGCCTGCTCCGCCATCCATTGAGCCAACCTCATGGACGCACCCTCTCTCTCCGCACGAACCACTCGTCACGAGTCTCGACGCGGCTCCTCCGGTGGCCGTGTCTCCAACAAAATCCTACCCCGGCACCGGGCTTCGTCCCCGATTCTACCAGATTACAAGGGTCCGGACAATCGCGACGCGACCGCGATTCGAACCCCCCGCAAAATCCGTGAATTTGCGATATTTGATTGCTGGATTTTCGGAGCAGGGAAGAGCGGGCCGGACCGCCCCCGGGGATCGGAACGGTTCTATTTTTATGCCCAGAACGACGCTTCGGCGCCTGCTCGCCCTACGGGGACTGGTTCTTCAGGCGATGCGCAGCCAGAACCCCCTCTTCTTTCGCCAGCGCCCAATCGTGATCCGTCATCATCCGGACAAGCGAGGAGAAGCCGATCCGCGGCCGCCAGCCGAGAACACGCCGGGCTTTCGATGCATCGCCCTGAAGCGCGTCCACCTCGGTCGGTCGCCGGTACCGGTCATCAATCTCTACAAATTGCTTCCAATCAAGACCAACGTGACAAAACGCCGCCTCGGCGAACTCCGCCACGCTGTGCGTCTCGCCCGTCGCGATCACATAATCATCCGGCGCGTCCTGCTGCAACATCCGCCACATCGCCTCGACGTAATCGCCGGCAAACCCCCAATCTCGACGAGCGTCGATGTTGCCGAGATACAACTTGCTTTGCAGGCCTTCTTTGATTCGCGTGGCGGCTCGCGTGATCTTTCGCGTGACGAAGGTCTCGCCGCGCCGCGGGCTTTCGTGGTTGAAAAGAATCCCATTGCACGCGAACATTCCGTACGCCTCGCGATAGTTGACGACCTGCCAGTAGCTGAAGACCTTGCCGCAGGCATACGGACTGCGCGGGCGAAACGGCGTCGATTCGCTTTGCGGCGGAGGCGAAGACCCGAACATCTCGCTGCTCGACGCCTGATAAAACCGCGCCGGCACCCGCGTATCGCGGATCGCCTCCAACAGCATCAGCGTGCCGATCGCTCCGGTCTCGACCGTATACACCGGTTGATCAAAACTCACGCGCACATGCGATTGCGCCGCCAGGTTGTAGACCTCGTCCGGGCCGACCGCCGTCAGCACCCGGCGCAGGCTGGAGCCGTCCAGCAGATCGCCATGATGCAAAAACAACCGCGCGTTCTTGTCGTGCGGGTCGCGATAGAGGTGATCAATCCGCCCGGTGTTGAAGCTGCTCGACCGGCGGATCAGCCCGTGGACTTCGTAGCCCTTGTCGAGCAGCAGCTCGGCGAGGTAGCTGCCGTCCTGCCCGGTGATGCCCGTGATGAGCGCCTTTTTGGACATCTTCCTTCGCCTCCGGGTTCACCCGCGGGAGTTCGGCTCCATGGCGATCATATGGGGACACCCACCCGATATCAGTGGTTCGGCGACGCACCTTCTCGTTTGTGCAATTCCAGGAAGACTTCCGCGATCCGCAGGGCGGCTTTGCCATCCCAGAGCGGCGGCTTGCGGCCTATTCCGCGACCGGCCCCCTGCTGCGCGCGATAGCCCGCCAGTATCCGGGCGGGTTCCGGACCGACTAGCTTATTCGTCCCGTCGCTGATGGTCGACGGGCGTTCGGTATTCTCGCGAAGCGTCAGGCACGGCACGTCCAGAATCGTTGTCTCTTCCTGCACGCCGCCCGAATCCGTCAGCACGATCGCCGCCTCGGCCATCAGCTTGAGAAAATCAAGATAGCCCAGCGGCTCGGGCGTCACGAAGTTGGCAATCTGCGCCACCTTCGGATCCAACCCCATCGCCGCGATGTTCTTTCGCGTTCGTGGGTGCATGGGAAAAATAATCGGCATGTCACGCGCGATCGTCGCCAGCGCATCCAGTATCCCGCCCAGCGTTTTCGCGTCGTCGACATTACTCGGACGGTGCAGCGTGACCACCGCGTAGCCGTCGGGCCGCAGCCCGAACGTCTCCAGCACGTTCGACAGATCCGCCCGCGCACGATTCTTCAGCAGCGTGTCAATCATGACGTTGCCGACAAAACGCACCTTCTCGTCGGGCACGCCCTCGCGCCGCAAATTCTCCACGCCGCTTGGATCGCTCACCAGCAGCAGATCGGAGATCGCGTCCGTCAGAATCCGGTTGATCTCCTCCGGCATCGTCCGGTCAAAGCTCCGCAAGCCCGCCTCGACGTGGGCCAGCTTCACACCCAGCTTTACCGCCACCAGCCCGCAGGCAATCGTGCTGTTCACGTCGCCCACGACGACCACCCAGTCCGGCGCGTGTTCCAACAATACTGGCTCGAATCGCCGCATGATCTCGGCCGTCTGAACCGCGTGGCTGCCCGACCCGACCTCCAGATTCACATCCGGTTTGGGGATGCCCAGATCCCGGAAAAACAAGTCGCTCATCCGTTCGTCGTAGTGCTGTCCGGTATGGACCAGGATCGGCGTGATGCGCCCGGTCGCACCAAACGCCTCCACCAACGGCGCGATCTTCATAAAGTTCGGCCGCGCTCCACAGATGCACATGACTTTCAACATTTCGCAAACCAGATTAAACGCGACCGGTCACGCCATGGCAGGGACGGCGAATCGCGGGGA from the Planctomycetia bacterium genome contains:
- the gmd gene encoding GDP-mannose 4,6-dehydratase, translated to MSKKALITGITGQDGSYLAELLLDKGYEVHGLIRRSSSFNTGRIDHLYRDPHDKNARLFLHHGDLLDGSSLRRVLTAVGPDEVYNLAAQSHVRVSFDQPVYTVETGAIGTLMLLEAIRDTRVPARFYQASSSEMFGSSPPPQSESTPFRPRSPYACGKVFSYWQVVNYREAYGMFACNGILFNHESPRRGETFVTRKITRAATRIKEGLQSKLYLGNIDARRDWGFAGDYVEAMWRMLQQDAPDDYVIATGETHSVAEFAEAAFCHVGLDWKQFVEIDDRYRRPTEVDALQGDASKARRVLGWRPRIGFSSLVRMMTDHDWALAKEEGVLAAHRLKNQSP
- the wecB gene encoding UDP-N-acetylglucosamine 2-epimerase (non-hydrolyzing), producing the protein MLKVMCICGARPNFMKIAPLVEAFGATGRITPILVHTGQHYDERMSDLFFRDLGIPKPDVNLEVGSGSHAVQTAEIMRRFEPVLLEHAPDWVVVVGDVNSTIACGLVAVKLGVKLAHVEAGLRSFDRTMPEEINRILTDAISDLLLVSDPSGVENLRREGVPDEKVRFVGNVMIDTLLKNRARADLSNVLETFGLRPDGYAVVTLHRPSNVDDAKTLGGILDALATIARDMPIIFPMHPRTRKNIAAMGLDPKVAQIANFVTPEPLGYLDFLKLMAEAAIVLTDSGGVQEETTILDVPCLTLRENTERPSTISDGTNKLVGPEPARILAGYRAQQGAGRGIGRKPPLWDGKAALRIAEVFLELHKREGASPNH